The following coding sequences are from one Oncorhynchus nerka isolate Pitt River linkage group LG6, Oner_Uvic_2.0, whole genome shotgun sequence window:
- the LOC115130662 gene encoding forkhead box protein N2-like isoform X2: protein MESDSHTLPLLPISLPYPATLYHCLPFSSSLLQTSSTIHVSLPLSPLSIPPSPTSLCPTAPASVHLKTQPLSPLLHTLSPPLFLDGQNIHCLNSLTTSDEDDLTCLNWLHQRGNLLPLQPLPKTTPLPQLEPQDPIPTPHLPPSPSKPPYSFSSLIFMAIEDSPDKRLPVKGIYEWIVNSFPYYRAAPGGWRNSVRHNLSLSKSFRRIHRDKSQFVGKGSLWCVCPEYRHALLEVLRKAHYYHGTNSNLLNNPALLEGTDYEVSMVCDTVEISALTLDNPPLSSYPLCPLTPDHEEMVNMEAMEYEEEVGEEMEKDPLSDSGYIELHYYQYHQYLVLPGDTELDLETVEILQLDAEAQEAAGSLLDLAGGGH from the exons atggagagtgactctCACACACTGCCACTCCTCCCTATATCTCTTCCTTATCCTGCCACTCTCTACCACTGCctgcctttctcttcctctcttttgcAAACTTCTTCCACTATTCATGTttcactccctctgtctcctctatcAATCCCGCCATCCCCTACTTCACTTTGTCCCACAGCCCCAGCTTCAGTTCACCTCAAgactcaacctctctcccctcttttacaCACCTTGTCCCCACCTTTGTTTCTTGATGGACAAAACATACACTGCCTAAACTCTCTAACCACATCTGACGAAGATGACTTGACCTGCCTCAACTGGCTGCATCAAAGAGGCAACTTGCTTCCCCTGCAGCCCCTGCCCAAAACAACACCACTGCCTCAGCTGGAGCCCCAGGATCCCATACCTACCCCacaccttcctccctccccatccaagCCCCCTTACTCCTTTAGTAGTCTAATCTTCATGGCGATAGAGGACTCGCCAGACAAGAGGCTCCCAGTAAAGGGTATCTATGAATGGATAGTGAACAGCTTCCCCTACTACAGAGCAGCACCTGGGGGATGGAGAAACTCTGTTCGACACAACCTGTCTCTGAGTAAGAGCTTCCGTCGGATTCACAGGGACAAGAGCCAG TTTGTGGGGAAGGGctcactgtggtgtgtgtgtccagaatatCGACATGCTCTTCTGGAGGTGCTCAGGAAAGCGCATTATTACCACGGCACCAACAGTAACTTACTAAACAACCCTGCGTT ATTGGAGGGAACTGATTACGAAGTATCTATGGTGTGTGACACTGTGGAGATCTCAG CCTTGACCTTAgacaacccacctctctcctcatatCCACTTTGCCCTCTAACCCCTGACCATGAGGAGATGGTCAACATGGAGGCTATGGAATATGAGGAAGAGGTTGGTGAGGAGATGGAGAAAGACCCCCTGTCAGACAGTGGCTACATAGAGTTACACTACTACCAGTATCACCAGTATCTGGTCCTGCCTGGGGACACTGAACTGGATCTGGAGACCGTAGAGATCCTGCAGCTGGATGCTGAGGCCCAAGAGGCTGCTGGGTCACTTCTGGACCTGGCAGGGGGtggacattag
- the LOC115130660 gene encoding protein YIF1A-like isoform X1, with amino-acid sequence MPDSQMVIHSATQAEKETNNRLSCFTMDLQQHGYRASAKPRARAGPHTGDPLIFADTSSAAPPMNNQGYYTPGYNIGGAPVGGPVDAGVNNLFADPMASAAMMYGSSLANQGKEIVNKEISRYVSVNKLKYFFAVDSKYVMKKLLLLVFPYTHQDWEVRYHRDTPLTPRHDVNAPDLYIPSMAFITYILLAGMALGIQKRFSPEVLGLCASTALVWVVIEVLVMLLCLYILSVHSDIFDLFAYSGYKYVGMIFTVLGGLLFGSDGYFVALTWSSCALMFFIVRSLKMKILSSLSHDSMGAGATAKPRLRLYITVATAAFQPIIIYWLTSHLVR; translated from the exons atgcCAGATAGCCAAATGGTTATCCACTCTGCCACGCAAGCAGAGAAGGAGACCAATAATAGGTTAAG CTGTTTTACAATGGACCTTCAACAGCATGGTTACAGAGCAAGTG CAAAGCCAAGAGCTCGTGCAGGTCCCCACACCGGGGACCCTCTCATCTTTGCAGATACCAGTTCTGCAGCACCACCAATGAACAATCAGGGttattacactcctggatacaacATTGGAGGGGCTCCAGTTGGAGGACCAGTGGATGCTGGggtcaacaacctgtttgctgaCCCAATGGCCAGTGCAGCCATGATGTATGGCTCTTCCCTGGCCAACCAGGGAAAGGAAATTGTTAACAAGGAG ATCAGCAGGTACGTGTCTGTGAACAAGCTGAAGTACTTCTTTGCCGTCGATTCCAAATATGTAATGAAGAAACTACTGCTCCTCGTGTTCCCGTACACACATCAG GACTGGGAAGTTCGTTACCACAGGGACACTCCTCTCACACCCAGGCATGATGTGAATGCGCCCGACCTTTACATACCGT CAATGGCTTTCATCACCTACATTTTGCTAGCTGGGATGGCCCTTGGCATTCAGAAGAG GTTCAGTCCAGAAGTCCTTGGTCTGTGTGCCAGCACTGCTTTGGTGTGGGTCGTCATAGAGGTCTTGGTCATGTTGCTGTGTCTCTACATTCTCTCTGTTCACTCTGACATTTTTGACCTCTTTGCATACAGTGGATACAAATATGTGGG AATGATTTTCACAGTGCTGGGTGGTCTGCTGTTTGGCAGTGATGGGTACTTCGTGGCTCTCACTTGGTCATCTTGTGCTCTTATGTTTTTCATT GTCCGCTCTCTCAAAATGAAgattctgtcgtctctctcccaTGACTCCATGGGGGCTGGGGCGACAGCCAAACCAAGACTCCGCCTGTACATCACCGTGGCCACCGCAGCCTTTCAGCCAatcattatctactggctcacCTCGCATCTGGTCAGGTGA
- the LOC115130659 gene encoding fos-related antigen 1-like has protein sequence MYRNFGDMGHGGSSTYPNSDSGSPHTGSSAVSQDTSTSTTQQHQKITVAGGSQFIPSLNDITSNQDLQWLVQPSLIGPAGPSRPPRPPYPPVAGMRSFDPSPSQPHLYRPGVIRAAASSGSTTRRRNDEHLSPEELARRRIRRERNKQAAAKCRNRRRELTDTLQSETDELEVKKSHLQKEIAQLQKEKEKLELVIEAHRPICKIQDSDLDSDPSSGLPSLGIKIEPEDLPRSSVKSQSKIKKPKPQIIIPARPVTSFTVPIESESLHTPILISTPSLTPFMASLVFSYPSGSLDSSSTSSSQALPPLPSSSQQDVAQQSRNPQPCSIAHRRSSSSGDQSDHSLNSPTIFTL, from the exons ATGTACCGGAACTTTGGGGACATGGGCCACGGAGGCAGCTCTACGTACCCCAACAGCGACTCTGGGTCCCCACACACCGGATCGAGCGCTGTATCCCAGGACACCAGCACCTCAACCACTCAACAACATCAG AAGATCACTGTGGCAGGAGGCAGTCAGTTTATTCCCAGTCTCAACGACATCACTTCCAACCAAGACCTCCAGTGGTTGGTCCAGCCCTCCCTCATCGGTCCAGCTGGCCCCTCGCGGCCTCCACGTCCTCCTTACCCACCTGTAGCAGGAATGAGGTCCTTCGACCCCTCACCTTCCCAACCACACCTTTACAGACCAGGGGTCATAAGGGCCGCGGCAAGTTCTGGAAGCACGACCAGACGCAGGAACGATGAACAT TTGTCCCCAGAGGAGTTGGCAAGACGCAGAATAAGGAGGGAGCGAAACAAACAGGCAGCTGCCAAGTGTCGTAACCGCCGACGTGAGCTGACAGACACGCTGCAAAGT GAGACAGACGAGTTGGAAGTTAAAAAGTCGCATCTGCAGAAGGAGATTGCTCAACTACAGAAGGAGAAAGAAAAGCTAGAGTTGGTCATAGAGGCCCACCGTCCCATTTGCAAGATCCAGGACTCTGACTTGGATTCTGACCCGAGCTCAGGGCTTCCCTCATTAGGAATTAAAATCGAGCCTGAGGACCTACCACGGTCCTCAGTAAAGAGCCAATCGAAGATTAAGAAGCCCAAACCCCAAATTATTATCCCTGCTCGTCCTGTGACATCCTTTACCGTCCCCATAGAATCTGAGTCCCTTCACACCCCAATTCTTATTTCTACTCCATCTCTTACTCCTTTCATGGCTAGTCTGGTCTTCAGTTATCCCTCTGGCTCTCTAGACTCCAGTTCCACTAGTTCATCCCAGGCTCTACCGCCTCTGCCATCTTCCTCTCAACAGGATGTGGCCCAGCAGTCTCGAAACCCCCAGCCCTGTAGTATTGCCCATCGccgtagcagcagcagtggggaCCAATCAGATCACTCCCTAAACTCCCCTACCATCTTCACACTGTGA
- the LOC115130662 gene encoding forkhead box protein N2-like isoform X1 — MESDSHTLPLLPISLPYPATLYHCLPFSSSLLQTSSTIHVSLPLSPLSIPPSPTSLCPTAPASVHLKTQPLSPLLHTLSPPLFLDGQNIHCLNSLTTSDEDDLTCLNWLHQRGNLLPLQPLPKTTPLPQLEPQDPIPTPHLPPSPSKPPYSFSSLIFMAIEDSPDKRLPVKGIYEWIVNSFPYYRAAPGGWRNSVRHNLSLSKSFRRIHRDKSQFVGKGSLWCVCPEYRHALLEVLRKAHYYHGTNSNLLNNPALLEGTDYEVSMVCDTVEISDSHCQTLLLSSPSTPALTLDNPPLSSYPLCPLTPDHEEMVNMEAMEYEEEVGEEMEKDPLSDSGYIELHYYQYHQYLVLPGDTELDLETVEILQLDAEAQEAAGSLLDLAGGGH, encoded by the exons atggagagtgactctCACACACTGCCACTCCTCCCTATATCTCTTCCTTATCCTGCCACTCTCTACCACTGCctgcctttctcttcctctcttttgcAAACTTCTTCCACTATTCATGTttcactccctctgtctcctctatcAATCCCGCCATCCCCTACTTCACTTTGTCCCACAGCCCCAGCTTCAGTTCACCTCAAgactcaacctctctcccctcttttacaCACCTTGTCCCCACCTTTGTTTCTTGATGGACAAAACATACACTGCCTAAACTCTCTAACCACATCTGACGAAGATGACTTGACCTGCCTCAACTGGCTGCATCAAAGAGGCAACTTGCTTCCCCTGCAGCCCCTGCCCAAAACAACACCACTGCCTCAGCTGGAGCCCCAGGATCCCATACCTACCCCacaccttcctccctccccatccaagCCCCCTTACTCCTTTAGTAGTCTAATCTTCATGGCGATAGAGGACTCGCCAGACAAGAGGCTCCCAGTAAAGGGTATCTATGAATGGATAGTGAACAGCTTCCCCTACTACAGAGCAGCACCTGGGGGATGGAGAAACTCTGTTCGACACAACCTGTCTCTGAGTAAGAGCTTCCGTCGGATTCACAGGGACAAGAGCCAG TTTGTGGGGAAGGGctcactgtggtgtgtgtgtccagaatatCGACATGCTCTTCTGGAGGTGCTCAGGAAAGCGCATTATTACCACGGCACCAACAGTAACTTACTAAACAACCCTGCGTT ATTGGAGGGAACTGATTACGAAGTATCTATGGTGTGTGACACTGTGGAGATCTCAG ATTCCCATTGTcaaactctcctcctctcctccccctctaccccaGCCTTGACCTTAgacaacccacctctctcctcatatCCACTTTGCCCTCTAACCCCTGACCATGAGGAGATGGTCAACATGGAGGCTATGGAATATGAGGAAGAGGTTGGTGAGGAGATGGAGAAAGACCCCCTGTCAGACAGTGGCTACATAGAGTTACACTACTACCAGTATCACCAGTATCTGGTCCTGCCTGGGGACACTGAACTGGATCTGGAGACCGTAGAGATCCTGCAGCTGGATGCTGAGGCCCAAGAGGCTGCTGGGTCACTTCTGGACCTGGCAGGGGGtggacattag
- the LOC115131161 gene encoding coiled-coil domain-containing protein 85B: MGSDSEIYNRELSKMSDEDLLACSKEELVRRLRKEESEKISALIQRGRLIKEVNKQLQGHLLEIRELKTINQRLQEENTELRDLCCFLDDDRLKVNKLAREWQLFGHHAAKVMREDLGGYLKKLSDLERMQDGLVKENLDLKELCLVLEEECVSRSDSSPGGSTELNLPCMVSRDLGDGSSSTGSVGSPDQLHLVCSPDD; encoded by the coding sequence atggggaGTGACAGTGAGATTTACAACAGAGAGTTGTCAAAGATGTCTGACGAGGATTTACTCGCCTGCTCTAAAGAAGAACTTGTGAGGCGACTGCGTaaagaggagtctgaaaagatCTCTGCTCTTATCCAGCGTGGACGGCTGATAAAAGAAGTCAACAAACAATTACAAGGCCACCTGCTTGAGATCAGGGAGCTAAAAACCATCAACCAGCGTCTCCAGGAAGAAAACACAGAACTGCGCGACTTGTGCTGTTTTCTTGACGATGACCGACTAAAGGTGAATAAACTGGCCCGGGAATGGCAGCTGTTCGGTCACCACGCAGCCAAAGTGATGCGTGAGGATCTGGGCGGCTACTTGAAAAAACTGTCCGACCTAGAGCGCATGCAAGACGGATTAGTGAAGGAGAATCTGGACCTGAAAGAGCTCTGTCTGGTCCTGGAGGAGGAGTGTGTCAGCAGGAGTGACTCCAGTCCCGGTGGATCCACTGAGCTCAACCTGCCGTGCATGGTGTCCCGAGACCTGGGGGATGGAAGTTCAAGCACTGGGAGCGTTGGTAGTCCGGACCAGCTCCACCTGGTTTGCTCACCTGATGACTGA
- the LOC115130660 gene encoding protein YIF1A-like isoform X2: MDLQQHGYRASAKPRARAGPHTGDPLIFADTSSAAPPMNNQGYYTPGYNIGGAPVGGPVDAGVNNLFADPMASAAMMYGSSLANQGKEIVNKEISRYVSVNKLKYFFAVDSKYVMKKLLLLVFPYTHQDWEVRYHRDTPLTPRHDVNAPDLYIPSMAFITYILLAGMALGIQKRFSPEVLGLCASTALVWVVIEVLVMLLCLYILSVHSDIFDLFAYSGYKYVGMIFTVLGGLLFGSDGYFVALTWSSCALMFFIVRSLKMKILSSLSHDSMGAGATAKPRLRLYITVATAAFQPIIIYWLTSHLVR; the protein is encoded by the exons ATGGACCTTCAACAGCATGGTTACAGAGCAAGTG CAAAGCCAAGAGCTCGTGCAGGTCCCCACACCGGGGACCCTCTCATCTTTGCAGATACCAGTTCTGCAGCACCACCAATGAACAATCAGGGttattacactcctggatacaacATTGGAGGGGCTCCAGTTGGAGGACCAGTGGATGCTGGggtcaacaacctgtttgctgaCCCAATGGCCAGTGCAGCCATGATGTATGGCTCTTCCCTGGCCAACCAGGGAAAGGAAATTGTTAACAAGGAG ATCAGCAGGTACGTGTCTGTGAACAAGCTGAAGTACTTCTTTGCCGTCGATTCCAAATATGTAATGAAGAAACTACTGCTCCTCGTGTTCCCGTACACACATCAG GACTGGGAAGTTCGTTACCACAGGGACACTCCTCTCACACCCAGGCATGATGTGAATGCGCCCGACCTTTACATACCGT CAATGGCTTTCATCACCTACATTTTGCTAGCTGGGATGGCCCTTGGCATTCAGAAGAG GTTCAGTCCAGAAGTCCTTGGTCTGTGTGCCAGCACTGCTTTGGTGTGGGTCGTCATAGAGGTCTTGGTCATGTTGCTGTGTCTCTACATTCTCTCTGTTCACTCTGACATTTTTGACCTCTTTGCATACAGTGGATACAAATATGTGGG AATGATTTTCACAGTGCTGGGTGGTCTGCTGTTTGGCAGTGATGGGTACTTCGTGGCTCTCACTTGGTCATCTTGTGCTCTTATGTTTTTCATT GTCCGCTCTCTCAAAATGAAgattctgtcgtctctctcccaTGACTCCATGGGGGCTGGGGCGACAGCCAAACCAAGACTCCGCCTGTACATCACCGTGGCCACCGCAGCCTTTCAGCCAatcattatctactggctcacCTCGCATCTGGTCAGGTGA